The stretch of DNA GCCCTGACTTTCTGGAAATAGCCTCGAATGACGGCTGCCGTTCCAAGTCTTGTGGAAGGGGTCTTTTTGAAGCCCTCACCGTAGACTCTTTTCGGATTTTCACCCGTTGCCATTTTGAGTCCAGCCGGAGAACGAACTACCATGTCGTCGACGATTAAAGTCTTCTTGAACTTGAAGATAGCGCCCTGCCCTCCAACTGGATTAGCGCTGCCGGGAACGACCATGACTGTGGTGACTCCTCCAGATAACGCTCTCTTTATTGCTGCGTCCTGAGGATTGAAGGCATCGACGACGGAAACATCCGGCGTTAGAGGATCGGTTGCTTCGTTTCCGTCTCCGTAATAGCCTCCAACTCCCTCTTCATAGATGCCTATGTGTGAGTGAGCATCGATAAAGCCCGGAAAGATGAACTTGCCTGTAACATCGATTTCTTCGGCTCCAGGTTCTTCGAGTCCCTTTCCGATAGACTCGATCTTTCCATGAGAGATCAAAATGTCGCCCTTGAACGGTTCAGACGTGATAGGGTAAATCATCCCATTCTTTAGTAGTATTGACATGTAGTCCTCCTTCACTTGACGTTATACAATGATTTTATCAGAAGTGATACGTATTACAAACTTAAAGTCGATTTGATGACTTCACCGAGAAACTGAGAAAGGAGAAAGCAATGCTTGAAGATGCGGTGGGAAAACAATATTCAAGAAGTGATATTGAGAGAAACTGCGCTGAGGCAATGATTTACGGAGCAAATGACGAATACAAGCTCGACCTGCCGGAGGAGGCATTCTATACCATGGGGGCCTTTGGAGGCGGTATGAGAATCAAGAGCATCTGCGGGGCTGTTACTGGCTCTCTAGCGGTAATAGGAATTCTCTTCAACAGCGAAGTTTATGCGAAGCAGGAGAGAATGAAGCGAATTGCTGAGGAATTCCTTGAAAAATTCGAGAAACGATACGGACATCTTGAGTGCAGTGTACTGAGGGATAAATACAGAGATCCGGTAATCGGTTGCGAGACCACTGTGAGAATGGCGGCAGAATTGCTTGAGAGACTTATCGAGAAGTATTCTGGAGAGATTACATATGGTGAGAAGTGATGCTGGAATAAAACATCAGACGCAAGGCTGGGCAAGAACGGCCCAGGTCGCAATGCCGGCGAAGATCATGCCGGGACTCAAGGCTGGCGAGGATCATGCCAGGTCGCAATGCC from Mesotoga infera encodes:
- a CDS encoding amidohydrolase, translating into MSILLKNGMIYPITSEPFKGDILISHGKIESIGKGLEEPGAEEIDVTGKFIFPGFIDAHSHIGIYEEGVGGYYGDGNEATDPLTPDVSVVDAFNPQDAAIKRALSGGVTTVMVVPGSANPVGGQGAIFKFKKTLIVDDMVVRSPAGLKMATGENPKRVYGEGFKKTPSTRLGTAAVIRGYFQKVRA
- a CDS encoding C_GCAxxG_C_C family protein, which produces MLEDAVGKQYSRSDIERNCAEAMIYGANDEYKLDLPEEAFYTMGAFGGGMRIKSICGAVTGSLAVIGILFNSEVYAKQERMKRIAEEFLEKFEKRYGHLECSVLRDKYRDPVIGCETTVRMAAELLERLIEKYSGEITYGEK